From a region of the Panicum virgatum strain AP13 chromosome 2K, P.virgatum_v5, whole genome shotgun sequence genome:
- the LOC120693328 gene encoding scarecrow-like protein 32 isoform X2, whose translation MMQFTHTAPPPPPLHPNGHGGLGLGLFLDVGAPRAARPWPGSFPTPASKISLGNLNSTSCMEQLLVHCANAIEANDATLTQQILWVLNNIAPPDGDSNQRLTAAFLCALVARASRTGACKAVTAAVAAAVESAALHVHRFTAVELASFVDLTPWHRFGYTAANAAILEAVEGFPVVHVVELGTTHCMQIPTLIDMLASRSEGPPILRLTVADVAPSAPPPALDMSYDELGAKLINFARSRNMSMDFRVVTTSPADAFTSLVDQLRVQQLVLDGTEALVVNCHMLLHTVPDETAGSVSLAQPVSLRTMLLKSLRTLDPNLVVVVEEDADFTAGDVVGRLRAAFNFLWIPYDAVDTFLPKGSEQRRWYEAEIGWKVENVLAQEGVDRVERQEDRARWDQRMRSAGFRAVAFGEEAAGEVKAMLNEHAAGWGMKREDDDLVLTWKGHNVVFASAWAPS comes from the coding sequence ATGATGCAGTTCACGCATacggcgccaccaccaccgcctctgCACCCTAACGGCCATGGAGGACTAGGGCTGGGGCTGTTCCTTGACGTCGGCGCGCCGAGGGCGGCACGGCCGTGGCCGGGGAGCTTCCCGACGCCGGCGTCCAAGATCTCGCTCGGCAACCTCAACAGCACCAGCTGCATGGAGCAGCTGCTGGTGCACTGCGCCAACGCCATCGAGGCCAACGACGCCACGCTCACGCAGCAGATCCTGTGGGTGCTCAACAACATCGCGCCGCCGGATGGGGACTCCAACCAGCGGCTCACGGCCGCGTTCCTCTGCGCGCTCGTCGCGCGCGCGTCCAGGACCGGCGCGTGCAAGGCGGTCAccgcggccgtggcggccgcGGTCGAGTCGGCGGCGCTGCACGTGCACCGGTTCACGGCCGTCGAGCTCGCCAGCTTCGTCGACCTCACGCCGTGGCACCGCTTCGGGTACACGGCCGCCAACGCCGCCATCCTCGAGGCCGTCGAGGGCTTCCCCGTCGTGCACGTCGTCGAGCTCGGGACGACGCACTGCATGCAGATCCCGACGCTCATCGACATGCTCGCCAGCCGCTCCGAGGGCCCCCCGATCCTCCGGCTCACGGTCGCCGACGTCGCgcccagcgcgccgccgccggcccttgaCATGTCCTACGACGAGCTCGGCGCCAAGCTCATCAATTTCGCGCGATCGCGCAACATGTCCATGGACTTCCGGGTGGtgaccacctcgccggccgaCGCGTTCACGTCCCTGGTCGACCAGCTCCGGGTGCAGCAGCTGGTCCTGGACGGGACCGAGGCGCTCGTCGTCAACTGCCACATGCTGCTGCACACCGTCCCGGACGAGACGGCAGGGTCGGTCAGCCTGGCGCAGCCGGTGTCGCTCCGGACCATGCTCCTCAAGTCCCTCCGGACCCTGGACCCcaacctggtggtggtggtggaggaggacgcCGACTTCACGGCGGGCGACGTGGTGGGGAGGCTGCGCGCGGCCTTCAACTTCCTGTGGATCCCGTACGACGCCGTGGACACGTTCCTGCCCAAGGGgagcgagcagcggcggtggtACGAGGCGGAGATCGGGTGGAAGGTGGAGAACGTGCTGGCGCAGGAGGGCGTGGACCGGGTGGAGCGGCAGGAGGACAGGGCCAGGTGGGACCAAAGAATGCGCAGCGCGGGGTTCCGCGCCGTGGCcttcggcgaggaggcggccggggaGGTGAAGGCGATGCTGAACGAGCACGCGGCGGGGTGGGGGATGAAGCGGGAGGACGACGACCTGGTGCTCACATGGAAAGGCCACAACGTCGTCTTCGCGTCGGCGTGGGCACCGTCGTGA